The stretch of DNA ATTTCCATAAAATGGATCATCTTTATAGCCACAACCGCTAAATGCAAAAAGAGTAAAAATTAAAATAAAAGATGATAAGATAAGCCCATGAAAAACGCTAAATTTTTGATAAATACTATTCACGAAAATCCTTTGTATAAAGAAAAATTAAGCATGGCAAATGAGTGCCAACAGCTTTTAGAGCTTATGGGGAAAGCAAAACGATTTTACATAGCTTTTTGCTACGTTAGAGAAGGTGTTTTGACCTTTGTTCTTACTCATCCCACTGGGCTTTTAGAGCTTAGGCGTGATAGTAGTATAAATGATATAAAAAGGTTATTAAAAACCTTTTGCAATTTTAATAAAAATAGCGTTTTTAACAGCATTCTTACTCCAAAACCTATTAACGAAATCAACTATACAAAAAACAAAAAAGAAAAAAATATAAGATTTGTCGTGAGCAAATTTTTAAAATTTTTTAATCAAAAAGAGCAAAGTGTCATCTTCTATGCGCCAGCTAGTAAAGGCGAGTTTAAAAATTTAGCAAAAGACGAGCAAATACACCAAAAATTTGAAGAGCTAAGAGAAATTTTGCTCAAGAAAAATGAGCAGGCAAGATGCTAATAGACGAGATAAGAACGCTTCCAAACGAGCCTGGCGTATATCAGTATTTTGACGTCCAAAACAGGCTCTTATACGTTGGCAAAGCCAAAATTTTAAAAAATAGGGTCAAAAGCTACTTTAAATTTACCCCAAGTCTAGCTCCGGCTGAAAAACTAAGCCCAAGAATTTCAAAGATGATAAGCGAAGCTGTGCATCTTGAATACATCGTCACGCCAAGCGAGGCAGACGCGCTCATACTTGAAAATTCTTTCATCAAGCAGCTTAAGCCAAAATATAACATCTTGCTTCGTGACGACAAGACCTACCCTTATATCTTTATAAATTTAAATGATGATTTCCCTAGATTTGAGATCACTAGAAAGGTGGTAAAAGGCTCAAATATCCGCTATTTTGGGCCATATTTTAACGGAGCTAGCGAGCTACTTGAGGCACTTTATCTAAATTACAATCTCGTTCAGAAAAAGTCCTGCATCAAAGGCAAAAAAGCCTGCCTTTTTTATCAGCTAAAACGCTGCTATGCCCCGTGTGAGGGCAAAATTTCAAAAGAGAACTACGCTAAGATCGTAAACGAGGCTATCATAGCCTTACAAAATCCAAATTTACTTATAACTCGCCTTGAAGAGCTCATGCTAAACTACGCCAAGGCCGAAGACTACGAGCAAGCAGCCGCGACTAGAGATAAGATACAAACACTTAAAAACATGCAAACAAAGGTTGAAGTTGATCTTGCTAAACTTGAGGACTTTGAGGCCTACTCGGTCGCTTGCGTGCACGATATGATCTGTGCGGTGAGATTTAGCGTGCAAAGTGGCAAGATAACTGGCGTAAAAACTGACATCACGCAGGCCAAAAACGCTCAAAAAGACGAGACAAACGAAGCTTATAAGCAGGCCATTTTAAAAAGCTTCATAGCTGGACAGCCGATAATTAGCACCAAAATTTATGTGCATGAGAGCTTTGAAGATAGCGAGCTTGTGGAGGAAATTTTAAACGAGAGATTTGGTCGTAAATTTAGCATCACTTGCCCTAAAATAGGCGATAAGCGTAAAATTTGTGAGATCGCTACCAAAAACGCTGAAGTTAGCATCGAAAAATATCTAAAAACGCACGATAACGTGCTATTAAACGAGATAAAAGAGTACTTTGACCTAGCTCACACGCCTTACGTGGTCGAGGCTTACGACAACTCGCACCTTTTTGGCGAGGCAAGTGTCGGAGCGATGGTGCGCTATGAGCATGGCGAGTGGGCAAAGCAAAACTACCGTCACATGCACCTAAGCTCTAAAAACGACTACGATCAGATGAAAGAGAGTTTGACAGCCAGAGCACTTAGATTTGACAAGCTTAGCCCGCCTGATCTTTGGGTCATTGATGGTGGTGAAGTACTTTTAAATTTAGCCTGTGAAATTTTAGCAAGTAGTGGTGCAAACGTCGATGTGATCGCTATCTCAAAAGAAAAAATAGATGCCAAAGCTCACCGCGCAAAAGGTGAGGCAAAGGATAAAATTTACACAAAAAATGGTAGCTTTAGCCTAAGTACGAGCGATAAAAAGCTTCAGTTTTTCCAAAAAATGCGTGATGAAAGCCATAGATTTGTCATCAGCTTTCACAGAAAAACAAGGCAGAAAAATGATATGCAAAGATCAATTCTAAAGCAAGCTGGCGTATCTGAAGGAAGTATTGCGAAATTAATCAGCTTTTACGGAAGTTTTGATAAAATCAGCGAAGCGAATTTAGACGAAGTGGCAAAAATAACAAATAAAAGCGTAGCAGAAAAGCTTGCAGTGCTCAAAGAAGGAAATTTGAAGTGATAATATATGATGAAAATTTAAAAATATCCGCGATAACGCAAGATTCACTTGAGCTATTGGGTTTTGATAGTTTAGATGATTTTTTATCGCAATACAAAGATATAAGTGAGCTAGTCATAACAAGCCAAGAAAGCACAAACTACAGCTTCTTGGAATTTTTACAAAATACGAAAGATAATAGCGCTAGAGTAAATTTAAAAAGAAAAGATGGTGGTGCGATCTTACTAGAAGCGAGATTGCAAAATGCTATTTTAAAAAATGGCGAAAAATTTTTTATCGTGCTTTTAGAGAAGCAAGACATAATAAACAACCAAAATCTAATAGCAGCAGTAAAAGTAAAACCTACATTAAGACTGCCTGTTTTTAAACTAAACGCATGGTATCTTTTTGATACACAGACACAATCACTTATCGATGATTCCTGGTTTGAAACATCGCTTAAAATACTAAATTTAAATAAAAAAGATTTTGCATCCTACTTAAATATCTTTTTGCATAACGCAAGGGAAATTCTTATTCAAATCCAATCAGCCATAATCGCAAAAGACGAGATAATGCTCAAAAAATACGTAGATGAGATAAGGGAAGCTGCATTAAATTTAAAGCTTAATAACCTTGCAAATGAGCTTAACGCTCTTTTAGATAACAATCAAAATGGAAAAATGAAAGAGATGTCTCTTTTTACCAAAAGGCTAATCGAGATAGAAAATATCGTCAAAAAATATAGCAAAAAGAGTATCCATGAAAAATAATAAATTTTATATATTGTTAGCGCCAATAATAATTTCAGCGATCTTTTGCGCATATAGCGGAAATGAAAGCTATAAAAAATTTACAGATCTAAAAGATCTAAATGAAAAACTATATAAACAATCCTTAGTATTTCAAACTATAAAATCCGTAATACAAGAGCACGATACGCTAATAGGCAAAAGCCAAGAAGATATAAAAAAGCTGCGAGATAATACCTTAAAAAATACACAAAAATTTATAAATTCTATAAGAAAAGACGATCGCACCGAGATACGAAATGTAAATAAATTAAAAGAATTGCTAGCAAATCTAAACCAAAATGATAAATTTGATGAACTATTTTATGAATTTTTCCAAAATATAAACGGAGAAATAGATAGCGATTTTAAACAAGATCTAGACCGAGACTTTCCGCTTATAATAAAAGCTTATGCCGCAACTTTAAGTAAAATTTACAATCAACTCTCTTTAGCAAACAACACAAAATACTACGTAAAAAATATCTTTATAGATGGCCCTTTATTTTCAATAAACAATAATGTGAGAGAAAATATATATTCCGTAAAGGACAACACGCCAAATCTTGATATGCTTCCAAAAAGTGAGTTAAAAGAGAATATTTACAAAGACTTTAACCAGTTTGAAGCCAACTATCAAGCTAAAAAAATAAGAGAAGCTAAAGCCAAGATCGCATTTTCTGAGAAGCTAAACATCGAAGATATAATCTTAATAAAACAGTATGAAGATGATAAATTTATACTTTTATTAAATAGTGCTATAAACATAAAAAATGAGCTATTAGAACTTACCAAGAGCGAGAAAATAAGCTTTGGCATAAAGACCTTTTTTGAGTTTTTGCTTTGTGGCTTGCTCATTTTATCTTTGCTTGGTATTTCTGCTAGGTTGAAATTTTTAAAGGTGCTTATCGATAAGTCAAAATACATATCAAACTATATCCTATCATCAAAAGAGACAAGTGCGGATAATGCGATATCAAAGCTCATAAAAACTTATGAAGATCTAAAAGAAACCTATATAAAAGATAGCAGCTTTTTTCAGATAAAAGATAGATATATTTTATCCGTAAGCAAGAAGCTAGAGTCTATCAATAAGGAAATTTTTACATCGACTGCGGCTTTAAAAATAGAAACAAATAATAGCAAAAAGCAAGTATTTATAGACACGATAGAAAAAAATGCAAATATCATGACTTCGCTTTATAACAATGCTAAAAATATCTCAAATGTTAAAAAATATAGCGAATGCAATAAAACCGAGATATTTGATCCTCAAAAAAGCTTTGAAGAAATTTTGCAAGCAAATATCGTCTATTCGCAAAGCAAAAAGATAAATTTTATAAGCTACCTTGATCCAAGCCTTACAAATGAACTAGAAGGAAATCTAAATTCATTAAAAACCGCATTTAACTCTATCTTTTTGGCGTCTTTATCAATGTCTTTAAGACATCAAAATATTATCATCGCTATCAAAAAAGTTCAAAAAGACTTTGATAGAAGTGGACTTTGTTCTGTAAGCTTTAGCATAAAAAATAGCTCAGCTGCCATGAGCGAAAAGCAAATTTCAGATATATTTTCAGATGATGAGAATAGCTTAAATAATGATGAGAGCGAGTTTTATCTAAAAATCGCTCAAATTTATTTAAAAAATTTAGAAAGCAAGCTGGAGATTAACTCGTTTCCAAGTATCGGAAATGAGTTTAAATTTGTAGTCATTTTTAAAACAACATCAAACTATAAAGACTTTGATATAAAATGCAATCACAAATTAGCATTCTTACAAGATGTAAATGTCGCTTACAACGAAGCTTTTGAGCAGACTACAAAAGATCTTGGGCTCAAAGTGGATATGCTAACAAGCACTAGTCCATCTATTACAAAAAATTATGATGCTATATTTTTAAGAAACACCAATAAGCAAGGCCAAGATATTAAAAATCCGCTCATTTTAAAAGATCCGCTAACTCCATTAAGCATCACAAG from Campylobacter concisus encodes:
- the uvrC gene encoding excinuclease ABC subunit UvrC; the protein is MLIDEIRTLPNEPGVYQYFDVQNRLLYVGKAKILKNRVKSYFKFTPSLAPAEKLSPRISKMISEAVHLEYIVTPSEADALILENSFIKQLKPKYNILLRDDKTYPYIFINLNDDFPRFEITRKVVKGSNIRYFGPYFNGASELLEALYLNYNLVQKKSCIKGKKACLFYQLKRCYAPCEGKISKENYAKIVNEAIIALQNPNLLITRLEELMLNYAKAEDYEQAAATRDKIQTLKNMQTKVEVDLAKLEDFEAYSVACVHDMICAVRFSVQSGKITGVKTDITQAKNAQKDETNEAYKQAILKSFIAGQPIISTKIYVHESFEDSELVEEILNERFGRKFSITCPKIGDKRKICEIATKNAEVSIEKYLKTHDNVLLNEIKEYFDLAHTPYVVEAYDNSHLFGEASVGAMVRYEHGEWAKQNYRHMHLSSKNDYDQMKESLTARALRFDKLSPPDLWVIDGGEVLLNLACEILASSGANVDVIAISKEKIDAKAHRAKGEAKDKIYTKNGSFSLSTSDKKLQFFQKMRDESHRFVISFHRKTRQKNDMQRSILKQAGVSEGSIAKLISFYGSFDKISEANLDEVAKITNKSVAEKLAVLKEGNLK